The following are from one region of the Salvia hispanica cultivar TCC Black 2014 chromosome 1, UniMelb_Shisp_WGS_1.0, whole genome shotgun sequence genome:
- the LOC125214944 gene encoding uncharacterized protein LOC125214944 isoform X1 — translation MSSREKLLDSLTAHISLYHSKTAGGSPNSNPSTRSTVLRWFSSLSVHQRRAHLTILDVNFVAILIQMEEKLHSSGCGRFIILPDLPQNDGSALPTLCYRKSEGLLLRSSDSNGAEREIHGSLELFSSREGEKSGEGGGFGCLDAVCLSEGLVEDVSRFLDVMDEITHGEFLRGGEEGEMAADWLELAWLKAKGYYSLEEFVVNRMEVSLRLAWLNSNSGKKRGAKLKERLIAAGVAANVFWRKKGCVDWWEKLDDSVKKNVYSTYLGKAARSMTADMVKGKVSFSDDKMWLYDGSNKHLLRCDSDSLGKRNITTSRRIFSKVRFKAKPAEDSGDLSALCQIFNSLYILQVISTLLSTAQFDGYQKETLFFSSLDCINSISDIIIRKLRELLMVISLDCTKIELLREENTDSRTKKVNEKHVSNNRKKKGKNHNKKLNPVPRPSQDNSKPIMPAKGRVAGELCISHEDIRQLDIYDGEVPEKDPAHENHLTVHPMEPVKGINNGKVQNASRKSRKERKKRKSCGSNGPEVDNCQSRSIKVTSARIDRPDANSSVSSSLGTDIIGQHVESCYSTKTDIHLCLSNNQNVGVVNDGATRPITKPGSMDGNLDSGATTVEAVVKCNDNMSSNVIDHVNYAVCDSGRQMKGSEPEGKTSQGTEHESLGLLRVRPINSPAYTSYEWPSTAPIHPSTSAYHPRAADRLHLDVDHNLRSHFHHSFVQTLQLRNSPNDGAYNGIMPRPLPMSLDWPPMVRGVNRIVPSSTCNYDSDFISRRQSSFRQSIAAHSVQSGAATSEDERTVSSELMELPDVPNPLELTDEHDKNWMSEEELETHAIGLGGMDYNQYFGGGVMYWNPSDHPRTSFSRPPSLCSDDSSWAWREADMNKDVDDMVAFSSSYSANGLTSPSAGSFCSPFDPLGPGPLNYVMPGSEISSKVLHSSSTMTDIGVEESVSGSASNISGDGDVTTVDSLPYPILRPIIIPSMPRERSRSEFKRSYDHKSPCVPQNRRDQPRIKRPPSPVVLCVPRAPHPPPPSPVGDSRKHRGFPTVRSGSSSPRHWGVKGWFHDGINFEETIMPMEGSEVIWPSWRNKGLPSRQITQPLAGTLLQDRLIAISQLARDQEHPDVTFPLQPPELQNNSPHKASLPLVHDILHDEINSFCKQVSAENFIRKPYINWAVKRVARSLQVLWPRSRTSVYGSNATGLSLPSSDVDLVVGLPPVRNLEPIKEAGILEGRNGIKETCLQHAARYLANQEWVKSDSLKIVENTAIPIIMLVVEVPSDLFSTPSNVQTPKEEAVQVPSDNDKPIQNDAGNTESAASLNWSKIGNGSNDEFKSVRLDISFKSSTHTGLQTTGLVKDLTERFPAVTPLALVLKQFLADRSLDQSYSGGLSSYCLILLITRFLQHEHHHGRPINQNYGSLLMDFLYFFGNVFDPRQMRISVQGSGVYLNRERGCNIDPLCIDDPLFLTNNVGRNCFRIHQCIKAFADAYAMLENILTCLDNDGIDAKTTSKLLPKLIPSIGHLVGT, via the exons ATGAGTTCGCGAGAGAAGCTTCTGGACTCTCTCACCGCTCACATCTCTCTCTACCACTCCAAAACCGCTGGAGGCAGCCCCAATTCGAATCCCAGCACCCGGTCAACCGTACTCCGATGGTTCTCCTCGCTGTCGGTGCACCAGCGCCGCGCGCACCTAACAATTCTCGACGTGAACTTCGTTGCGATCCTCATCCAGATGGAGGAGAAGCTCCACTCCAGCGGCTGCGGCCGATTCATCATTCTCCCCGACCTCCCGCAAAATGACGGTTCTGCCCTCCCCACGCTGTGTTACCGGAAATCCGAGGGTTTGCTGTTGCGATCCTCTGACTCCAACGGCGCGGAGCGCGAGATTCACGGCTCGCTGGAGCTGTTCAGCTCGAGGGAGGGCGAGAAGAGTGGGGAAGGGGGTGGATTTGGCTGTCTCGATGCGGTATGTTTGAGTGAGGGTTTGGTGGAGGATGTGAGTAGATTTTTGGATGTTATGGATGAGATTACGCACGGGGAGTTTCTGAGGGGGGGAGAGGAGGGTGAGATGGCGGCTGATTGGTTGGAGCTCGCATGGCTCAAGGCAAAGGGGTATTATAGTTTGGAGGAGTTTGTTGTGAATAGGATGGAGGTGTCGTTGAGGTTGGCGTGGTTGAATAGTAATAGTGGGAAGAAAAGAGGGGCGAAGTTGAAGGAGAGGTTGATTGCTGCTGGTGTTGCAGCGAATGTGTTCTGGCGGAAGAAAGGCTGCGTCGATTGGTGGGAGAAGTTGGATGATTCTGTGAAGAAGAATGTGTACTCTACGTACTTGGGGAAAGCTGCACGCTCAATG ACAGCTGATATGGTGAAGGGGAAAGTTAGCTTCTCAGATGATAAAATGTGGTTATATGATGGTAGCAATAAGCACCTACTTAGATGTGATTCTGATTCATTGGGTAAACGAAATATTACAACAAGCAGGAggatattttcaaaagttagaTTTAAAGCCAAGCCTGCAGAAGATTCAGGGGATCTCTCTGCACTGTGTCAGATTTTCAATAGTTTGTACATTCTTCAGGTTATTTCTACTTTGTTATCTACAGCTCAGTTTGATGGTTACCAGAAAGAGACACTTTTTTTCAGCTCCTTGGACTGTATAAATAGTATTTCGGACATTATAATTAGGAAATTGCGGGAGTTACTTATGGTTATTTCACTTGATTGCACAAAAATTGAGTTACTCAGAGAGGAAAATACGGATTCGCgaacaaagaaagtaaatgAGAAACATGTTTCCAACAATCGTAAGAAGAAAGGGAAGAACCACAATAAAAAGTTGAATCCTGTTCCAAGACCTTCTCAAGATAATTCAAAACCAATAATGCCGGCTAAG GGTAGAGTAGCTGGGGAGTTATGTATCAGCCATGAAGATATTAGACAGTTGGACATTTATGACGGTGAAGTTCCAGAAAAGGATCCAGCACATGAGAATCACTTAACAGTGCATCCAATG GAACCTGTAAAAGgaataaataatggaaaagtTCAAAATGCTTCCAGAAAGAGtaggaaagaaagaaaaaagcgTAAAAGCTGTGGCTCCAATGGTCCAGAGGTTGATAATTGTCAATCAAGATCCATTAAAGTTACCTCTGCCCGG ATTGACAGGCCTGATGCAAACTCAAGTGTTTCTAGTAGTTTAGGCACAGATATCATTGGCCAACATGTGGAGAGTTGTTATTCTACTAAAACTGATATCCATCTCTGCTTGAGTAACAATCAAAACGTGGGAGTAGTGAATGATGGTGCCACAAGGCCCATAACTAAACCTGGCTCCATGGATGGGAATCTGGATTCTGGTGCTACGACTGTTGAGGCTGTGGTCAAGTGTAATGACAATATGTCCTCAAATGTGATTGACCATGTAAATTATGCAGTGTGTGATTCAGGGAGACAGATGAAAGGTAGTGAACCAGAGGGAAAAACATCTCAGGGAACGGAGCATGAAAGTCTTGGTCTCCTTAGAGTTCGGCCCATAAATTCACCTGCATACACTTCTTATGAGTGGCCAAGTACAGCTCCAATCCATCCTTCAACAAGTGCATATCACCCTCGTGCCGCTGATAGATTGCATCTTGATGTTGATCACAATTTACGGAGTCATTTCCACCATTCGTTTGTACAAACTTTACAATTAAGAAATTCTCCTAACGATGGGGCATATAATGGAATTATGCCTAGACCTCTGCCAATGAGTTTAGATTGGCCCCCCATGGTGCGCGGCGTTAACAGAATAGTCCCATCAAGTACTTGCAATTATGATTCTGATTTCATTTCAAGACGGCAGTCTTCGTTTCGGCAAAGCATTGCAGCTCACAGTGTGCAGTCTGGTGCAGCGACTTCTGAGGATGAAAGGACTGTTTCTAGTGAATTGATGGAATTACCTGATGTCCCAAATCCACTGGAACTGACAGACGAGCATGATAAGAACTGGATGTCTGAGGAAGAGTTAGAGACTCATGCAATTGGACTTGGAGGGATGGATTACAATCAGTACTTTGGTGGTGGTGTGATGTATTGGAACCCGTCTGACCACCCAAGGACCAGTTTCTCTCGCCCCCCTTCTCTCTGTTCAGATGATAGCTCTTGGGCTTGGAGAGAAGCAGATATGAACAAGGATGTTGATGATATGGTTGCTTTCTCCTCCTCTTACAGTGCAAATGGCTTGACCTCTCCATCTGCGGGTTCCTTTTGCTCTCCATTTGATCCTTTGGGACCAGGACCTCTTAATTACGTTATGCCTGGAAGTGAAATTAGCAGCAAGGTTCTTCATTCTTCCTCAACCATGACAGATATTGGTGTAGAAGAGAGTGTATCTGGATCTGCCTCCAATATTTCAGGTGATGGAGATGTAACGACTGTGGACTCACTCCCATACCCTATTTTGAGACCTATAATCATCCCTAGTATGCCGAGGGAAAGGTCAAGATCAGAGTTTAAGCGTAGTTATGATCACAAAAGTCCATGTGTTCCTCAAAACAGACGGGATCAACCTCGGATTAAGAGGCCCCCTTCTCCTGTAGTCCTCTGTGTACCACGTGCTCCCCATCCACCTCCACCTTCCCCTGTTGGTGACTCCAGAAAACATAGGGGATTCCCTACTGTTAGATCTGGTAGCTCAAGCCCAAGGCACTGGGGTGTTAAAGGTTGGTTCCATGATGGAATCAATTTTGAGGAAACTATCATGCCCATGGAAGGGAGTGAAGTAATCTGGCCTTCTTGGAGGAACAAAGGCCTTCCATCCCGTCAGATTACACAGCCTTTAGCAGGAACATTGCTTCAAGACCGACTTATTGCAATTTCCCAGTTAGCCCGTGATCAAGAACAC CCAGATGTTACATTTCCTCTGCAACCTCCTGAATTGCAAAACAATTCCCCTCACAAGGCTTCTCTACCACTGGTCCATGATATTCTGCATGATGAAATCAACTCTTTCTGCAAGCAG GTTTCTGCAGAGAACTTCATCCGGAAGCCTTATATTAATTGGGCTGTTAAGCGTGTTGCACGATCCCTTCAAGTCTTATGGCCTCGTTCCAGAACAAGCGTTTATGGCTCAAATGCAACTGGTTTATCTCTGCCATCTAGCGATGTGGACCTTGTGGTTGGTCTGCCTCCTGTGAGGAACTTG GAACCTATCAAAGAAGCTGGAATTTTAGAGGGACGTAATGGCATCAAAGAAACATGCCTTCAG CATGCTGCCAGGTATCTTGCAAATCAGGAGTGGGTCAAAAGTGATTCTCTCAAGATTGTGGAAAACACTGCT ATACCTATCATCATGCTTGTGGTGGAAGTTCCTTCTGATCTTTTCTCTACTCCGTCAAATGTACAAACCCCAAAGGAAGAAGCAGTTCAGGTACCTTCTGACAATGACAAACCTATTCAGAATGATGCAGGAAACACGGAGTCTGCTGCTTCTCTTAATTGGAGTAAGATAGGAAATGGCAGTAATGATGAATTCAAATCTGTTCGTCTTGACATTAGTTTCAAGTCGTCTACGCACACTGGACTTCAGACAACTGGACTG GTTAAAGATCTTACAGAGCGGTTTCCTGCTGTAACACCTCTTGCTTTGGTGCTAAAACAGTTCCTCGCTGATCGTAGCCTGGATCAATCTTATTCTGGTGGTTTAAGCTCATACTGCCTG ATATTATTGATCACGCGGTTTTTGCAGCATGAGCATCATCATGGCCGACCAATTAATCAA AATTATGGGAGCCTCTTGATggattttctatattttttcgG AAATGTCTTTGACCCACGACAAATGCGAATCTCAGTACAAGGAAGTGGAGTTTATTTGAACAGAGAACGTGGATGCAA CATCGACCCACTTTGCATCGACGATCCTCTGTTTTTGACGAATAATGTTGGCAGAAATTGTTTTCGCATTCATCAGTGTATCAAG GCATTTGCTGATGCATATGCAATGCTCGAGAATATACTAACATGCCTTGACAATGATGGCATTGATGCCAAGACTACCAGTAAATTGCTTCCAAAGTTGATTCCCAGCATCGGTCATTTGGTAGGCACCTAG
- the LOC125214944 gene encoding uncharacterized protein LOC125214944 isoform X2, whose amino-acid sequence MSSREKLLDSLTAHISLYHSKTAGGSPNSNPSTRSTVLRWFSSLSVHQRRAHLTILDVNFVAILIQMEEKLHSSGCGRFIILPDLPQNDGSALPTLCYRKSEGLLLRSSDSNGAEREIHGSLELFSSREGEKSGEGGGFGCLDAVCLSEGLVEDVSRFLDVMDEITHGEFLRGGEEGEMAADWLELAWLKAKGYYSLEEFVVNRMEVSLRLAWLNSNSGKKRGAKLKERLIAAGVAANVFWRKKGCVDWWEKLDDSVKKNVYSTYLGKAARSMTADMVKGKVSFSDDKMWLYDGSNKHLLRCDSDSLGKRNITTSRRIFSKVRFKAKPAEDSGDLSALCQIFNSLYILQVISTLLSTAQFDGYQKETLFFSSLDCINSISDIIIRKLRELLMVISLDCTKIELLREENTDSRTKKVNEKHVSNNRKKKGKNHNKKLNPVPRPSQDNSKPIMPAKGRVAGELCISHEDIRQLDIYDGEVPEKDPAHENHLTVHPMEPVKGINNGKVQNASRKSRKERKKRKSCGSNGPEVDNCQSRSIKVTSARIDRPDANSSVSSSLGTDIIGQHVESCYSTKTDIHLCLSNNQNVGVVNDGATRPITKPGSMDGNLDSGATTVEAVVKCNDNMSSNVIDHVNYAVCDSGRQMKGSEPEGKTSQGTEHESLGLLRVRPINSPAYTSYEWPSTAPIHPSTSAYHPRAADRLHLDVDHNLRSHFHHSFVQTLQLRNSPNDGAYNGIMPRPLPMSLDWPPMVRGVNRIVPSSTCNYDSDFISRRQSSFRQSIAAHSVQSGAATSEDERTVSSELMELPDVPNPLELTDEHDKNWMSEEELETHAIGLGGMDYNQYFGGGVMYWNPSDHPRTSFSRPPSLCSDDSSWAWREADMNKDVDDMVAFSSSYSANGLTSPSAGSFCSPFDPLGPGPLNYVMPGSEISSKVLHSSSTMTDIGVEESVSGSASNISGDGDVTTVDSLPYPILRPIIIPSMPRERSRSEFKRSYDHKSPCVPQNRRDQPRIKRPPSPVVLCVPRAPHPPPPSPVGDSRKHRGFPTVRSGSSSPRHWGVKGWFHDGINFEETIMPMEGSEVIWPSWRNKGLPSRQITQPLAGTLLQDRLIAISQLARDQEHPDVTFPLQPPELQNNSPHKASLPLVHDILHDEINSFCKQVSAENFIRKPYINWAVKRVARSLQVLWPRSRTSVYGSNATGLSLPSSDVDLVVGLPPVRNLEPIKEAGILEGRNGIKETCLQHAARYLANQEWVKSDSLKIVENTANDAGNTESAASLNWSKIGNGSNDEFKSVRLDISFKSSTHTGLQTTGLVKDLTERFPAVTPLALVLKQFLADRSLDQSYSGGLSSYCLILLITRFLQHEHHHGRPINQNYGSLLMDFLYFFGNVFDPRQMRISVQGSGVYLNRERGCNIDPLCIDDPLFLTNNVGRNCFRIHQCIKAFADAYAMLENILTCLDNDGIDAKTTSKLLPKLIPSIGHLVGT is encoded by the exons ATGAGTTCGCGAGAGAAGCTTCTGGACTCTCTCACCGCTCACATCTCTCTCTACCACTCCAAAACCGCTGGAGGCAGCCCCAATTCGAATCCCAGCACCCGGTCAACCGTACTCCGATGGTTCTCCTCGCTGTCGGTGCACCAGCGCCGCGCGCACCTAACAATTCTCGACGTGAACTTCGTTGCGATCCTCATCCAGATGGAGGAGAAGCTCCACTCCAGCGGCTGCGGCCGATTCATCATTCTCCCCGACCTCCCGCAAAATGACGGTTCTGCCCTCCCCACGCTGTGTTACCGGAAATCCGAGGGTTTGCTGTTGCGATCCTCTGACTCCAACGGCGCGGAGCGCGAGATTCACGGCTCGCTGGAGCTGTTCAGCTCGAGGGAGGGCGAGAAGAGTGGGGAAGGGGGTGGATTTGGCTGTCTCGATGCGGTATGTTTGAGTGAGGGTTTGGTGGAGGATGTGAGTAGATTTTTGGATGTTATGGATGAGATTACGCACGGGGAGTTTCTGAGGGGGGGAGAGGAGGGTGAGATGGCGGCTGATTGGTTGGAGCTCGCATGGCTCAAGGCAAAGGGGTATTATAGTTTGGAGGAGTTTGTTGTGAATAGGATGGAGGTGTCGTTGAGGTTGGCGTGGTTGAATAGTAATAGTGGGAAGAAAAGAGGGGCGAAGTTGAAGGAGAGGTTGATTGCTGCTGGTGTTGCAGCGAATGTGTTCTGGCGGAAGAAAGGCTGCGTCGATTGGTGGGAGAAGTTGGATGATTCTGTGAAGAAGAATGTGTACTCTACGTACTTGGGGAAAGCTGCACGCTCAATG ACAGCTGATATGGTGAAGGGGAAAGTTAGCTTCTCAGATGATAAAATGTGGTTATATGATGGTAGCAATAAGCACCTACTTAGATGTGATTCTGATTCATTGGGTAAACGAAATATTACAACAAGCAGGAggatattttcaaaagttagaTTTAAAGCCAAGCCTGCAGAAGATTCAGGGGATCTCTCTGCACTGTGTCAGATTTTCAATAGTTTGTACATTCTTCAGGTTATTTCTACTTTGTTATCTACAGCTCAGTTTGATGGTTACCAGAAAGAGACACTTTTTTTCAGCTCCTTGGACTGTATAAATAGTATTTCGGACATTATAATTAGGAAATTGCGGGAGTTACTTATGGTTATTTCACTTGATTGCACAAAAATTGAGTTACTCAGAGAGGAAAATACGGATTCGCgaacaaagaaagtaaatgAGAAACATGTTTCCAACAATCGTAAGAAGAAAGGGAAGAACCACAATAAAAAGTTGAATCCTGTTCCAAGACCTTCTCAAGATAATTCAAAACCAATAATGCCGGCTAAG GGTAGAGTAGCTGGGGAGTTATGTATCAGCCATGAAGATATTAGACAGTTGGACATTTATGACGGTGAAGTTCCAGAAAAGGATCCAGCACATGAGAATCACTTAACAGTGCATCCAATG GAACCTGTAAAAGgaataaataatggaaaagtTCAAAATGCTTCCAGAAAGAGtaggaaagaaagaaaaaagcgTAAAAGCTGTGGCTCCAATGGTCCAGAGGTTGATAATTGTCAATCAAGATCCATTAAAGTTACCTCTGCCCGG ATTGACAGGCCTGATGCAAACTCAAGTGTTTCTAGTAGTTTAGGCACAGATATCATTGGCCAACATGTGGAGAGTTGTTATTCTACTAAAACTGATATCCATCTCTGCTTGAGTAACAATCAAAACGTGGGAGTAGTGAATGATGGTGCCACAAGGCCCATAACTAAACCTGGCTCCATGGATGGGAATCTGGATTCTGGTGCTACGACTGTTGAGGCTGTGGTCAAGTGTAATGACAATATGTCCTCAAATGTGATTGACCATGTAAATTATGCAGTGTGTGATTCAGGGAGACAGATGAAAGGTAGTGAACCAGAGGGAAAAACATCTCAGGGAACGGAGCATGAAAGTCTTGGTCTCCTTAGAGTTCGGCCCATAAATTCACCTGCATACACTTCTTATGAGTGGCCAAGTACAGCTCCAATCCATCCTTCAACAAGTGCATATCACCCTCGTGCCGCTGATAGATTGCATCTTGATGTTGATCACAATTTACGGAGTCATTTCCACCATTCGTTTGTACAAACTTTACAATTAAGAAATTCTCCTAACGATGGGGCATATAATGGAATTATGCCTAGACCTCTGCCAATGAGTTTAGATTGGCCCCCCATGGTGCGCGGCGTTAACAGAATAGTCCCATCAAGTACTTGCAATTATGATTCTGATTTCATTTCAAGACGGCAGTCTTCGTTTCGGCAAAGCATTGCAGCTCACAGTGTGCAGTCTGGTGCAGCGACTTCTGAGGATGAAAGGACTGTTTCTAGTGAATTGATGGAATTACCTGATGTCCCAAATCCACTGGAACTGACAGACGAGCATGATAAGAACTGGATGTCTGAGGAAGAGTTAGAGACTCATGCAATTGGACTTGGAGGGATGGATTACAATCAGTACTTTGGTGGTGGTGTGATGTATTGGAACCCGTCTGACCACCCAAGGACCAGTTTCTCTCGCCCCCCTTCTCTCTGTTCAGATGATAGCTCTTGGGCTTGGAGAGAAGCAGATATGAACAAGGATGTTGATGATATGGTTGCTTTCTCCTCCTCTTACAGTGCAAATGGCTTGACCTCTCCATCTGCGGGTTCCTTTTGCTCTCCATTTGATCCTTTGGGACCAGGACCTCTTAATTACGTTATGCCTGGAAGTGAAATTAGCAGCAAGGTTCTTCATTCTTCCTCAACCATGACAGATATTGGTGTAGAAGAGAGTGTATCTGGATCTGCCTCCAATATTTCAGGTGATGGAGATGTAACGACTGTGGACTCACTCCCATACCCTATTTTGAGACCTATAATCATCCCTAGTATGCCGAGGGAAAGGTCAAGATCAGAGTTTAAGCGTAGTTATGATCACAAAAGTCCATGTGTTCCTCAAAACAGACGGGATCAACCTCGGATTAAGAGGCCCCCTTCTCCTGTAGTCCTCTGTGTACCACGTGCTCCCCATCCACCTCCACCTTCCCCTGTTGGTGACTCCAGAAAACATAGGGGATTCCCTACTGTTAGATCTGGTAGCTCAAGCCCAAGGCACTGGGGTGTTAAAGGTTGGTTCCATGATGGAATCAATTTTGAGGAAACTATCATGCCCATGGAAGGGAGTGAAGTAATCTGGCCTTCTTGGAGGAACAAAGGCCTTCCATCCCGTCAGATTACACAGCCTTTAGCAGGAACATTGCTTCAAGACCGACTTATTGCAATTTCCCAGTTAGCCCGTGATCAAGAACAC CCAGATGTTACATTTCCTCTGCAACCTCCTGAATTGCAAAACAATTCCCCTCACAAGGCTTCTCTACCACTGGTCCATGATATTCTGCATGATGAAATCAACTCTTTCTGCAAGCAG GTTTCTGCAGAGAACTTCATCCGGAAGCCTTATATTAATTGGGCTGTTAAGCGTGTTGCACGATCCCTTCAAGTCTTATGGCCTCGTTCCAGAACAAGCGTTTATGGCTCAAATGCAACTGGTTTATCTCTGCCATCTAGCGATGTGGACCTTGTGGTTGGTCTGCCTCCTGTGAGGAACTTG GAACCTATCAAAGAAGCTGGAATTTTAGAGGGACGTAATGGCATCAAAGAAACATGCCTTCAG CATGCTGCCAGGTATCTTGCAAATCAGGAGTGGGTCAAAAGTGATTCTCTCAAGATTGTGGAAAACACTGCT AATGATGCAGGAAACACGGAGTCTGCTGCTTCTCTTAATTGGAGTAAGATAGGAAATGGCAGTAATGATGAATTCAAATCTGTTCGTCTTGACATTAGTTTCAAGTCGTCTACGCACACTGGACTTCAGACAACTGGACTG GTTAAAGATCTTACAGAGCGGTTTCCTGCTGTAACACCTCTTGCTTTGGTGCTAAAACAGTTCCTCGCTGATCGTAGCCTGGATCAATCTTATTCTGGTGGTTTAAGCTCATACTGCCTG ATATTATTGATCACGCGGTTTTTGCAGCATGAGCATCATCATGGCCGACCAATTAATCAA AATTATGGGAGCCTCTTGATggattttctatattttttcgG AAATGTCTTTGACCCACGACAAATGCGAATCTCAGTACAAGGAAGTGGAGTTTATTTGAACAGAGAACGTGGATGCAA CATCGACCCACTTTGCATCGACGATCCTCTGTTTTTGACGAATAATGTTGGCAGAAATTGTTTTCGCATTCATCAGTGTATCAAG GCATTTGCTGATGCATATGCAATGCTCGAGAATATACTAACATGCCTTGACAATGATGGCATTGATGCCAAGACTACCAGTAAATTGCTTCCAAAGTTGATTCCCAGCATCGGTCATTTGGTAGGCACCTAG